One stretch of Caloenas nicobarica isolate bCalNic1 chromosome 4, bCalNic1.hap1, whole genome shotgun sequence DNA includes these proteins:
- the PAQR3 gene encoding progestin and adipoQ receptor family member 3 isoform X3 produces the protein MRRSGALRRGGQDAPEAAAERALHRAGELPLLARAGAPRHPPLHLRADSRLPERQSLHHRRLPGLPALPPLPQEVRAGPAAPPRARRAEPRLTPLPLRLVSPRSLFILSNETVNIWSHLLGFVLFFTLGIYDLTAVLPAAGASREDFVICSVCLFCFQVCMLCSVGYHLFCCHRSEKTSRRWMALDYAGISIGILGCYVSGVFYAFYCNNYWRQVYLITVLAMILAVFFAQIHPSYLTQQWQRLRSIIFCSVSGYGIIPTIHWIWLNGGMGASIVQGS, from the exons ATGCGGCGCAGCGGCGCGCTGAGGCGCGGCGGGCAGGATGCACCAGAAGCTGCTGCGGAGCGCGCACTACATCGAGCTGGGGAGCTACCACTACTGGCCCGTGCTGGTGCCCCGCGGCATCCGCCTCTACACCTACGAGCAGATTCCCGTCTTCCTGAAAGACAATCCCTACATCACCGACGGCTACCGGGCCTACCTGCCCTCCCGCCTCTGCCTCAAGAGGTGAGGGCAGGAcccgccgctccgccccggGCCCGTCGGGCTGAGCCCCGGCTCACCCCCCTCCCCCTGCGCCTTGTGTCTCCTCGCAGCCTCTTCATCCTCTCCAACGAGACCGTCAACATCTGGAGCCACCTGCTGGGCTTCGTCCTCTTCTTCACGCTGGGCATCTACGACCTGACGGCTGTGCTGCCGGCCGCCGGCGCCTCCCGGGAGGACTTTGTAATCTGCTCCGTGTGCCTCTTCTGCTTCCAG GTCTGTATGCTTTGCTCAGTGGGATATCATCTTTTCTGTTGTCACCGTTCAGAGAAGACCAGTCGACGATGGATGGCATTAGATTATGCGGGAATTTCCAttggtatcctgggctgctaTGTGTCAGGCGtgttttatgcattttattgTAATAAC tactgGCGTCAGGTATATTTGATCACTGTGCTGGCAATGATCTTGGCAGTATTTTTTGCTCAGATTCATCCCAGTTACCTCACGCAGCAGTGGCAAAGACTGCGCTCCATCATCTTTTGCTCAGTGTCTGGATATGGAATTATTCCCACTATCCACTGGATTTGGCTCAACGGCGGCATGGGTGCATCTATTGtacag